The DNA window GTTGTTTTTTGAATCAATATTTTGAAAGATTGGTAGCAAAAATGCAAGTGTTTTTCCAGAACCAGTTGGAGCTTCTGCAATTACGTCGCATCCGTTTAAAATTTGTGAAATACTAGAGCTTTGAATTGGTGTAGGCTCCGTAATTCTTTGAGATTTTAATACATCTATGAGATGTGAATTTAATCCTAAATTATTAAATGACATTATAATCAATTCCTTTATATCTTAAATTTTTATCAGTAACTTTGACAAGTATATCATAGGAAATACAAAAATGCACCCAAATAAAATATTAAATACTTTGAATTATTCATTTAAACAAAAATAGTTGTCAGAAATATTTCTGACAACTATTTTTGCTATTTTACAATTTTATTCGGATTATATTTTTTAAAGATTTCAATAGATTTTTCCATGAGATCATTCGATGGTTCTACCACATCGTTTAACTCGTAGTTATAACCTAATGATTCCCATTTGAATTCTCCCATTTTGTGGAATGGAAGAAGCTCTATTTGCTCAATATTTTCATATGGAGCTATAAATTTTGCCAGATTTTCTAAATCGATTAGATTATCAGTGATACCAGGAACTACTACATGCCTAATCCAAGTTTTAATATTTTGTTCACGAAGATAGTTTAAAAACTCTATACTTGGCTCTAAATCAGCCTTTGTAAGATCTTTAAAAATATTTGGATTTATAGACTTTAAATCTAGAAGAACCAAATCGGTGTAATCTAAAACTTTTTTTGCTATATCGATAGAAGCCTGTCCCGATGTATCTAATGCAGTATGAATTCCCTCTTCTTTGCATCTTTTAAAAATTTCAGAAACAAATTCAGATTGCATAAGGGGTTCACCACCTGTAATAGTAACACCACCGCCAGAAAATTCCATGTAAGATCGGTATTTTTTAATTTCACTTATTAAAGATTCGCTGTCGGAATCTTTACCATCAGATAATTTCCAAGTATCTGGATTATGACAATACTTACATCTCAATGGACAACCTTGAGTGAAAATGATAAATCGAATACCAGGACCATCGACAGTTCCACACGTTTCTATAGAATGAATTTTACCGATCATAGAATCACCTAACCTTTACATTAAAATCTTTCGTGGAATGTTCTATTTATGACATCTAATTGTTGTTCTCTAGTCAATTTTACAAAGTTAACAGCATAACCAGATACACGTATTGTAAGCTGTGGATATTTTTCAGGATGATCCATAGCATCTAATAATGTTTCTCGGTCGAAAATATTTACATTTATATGGTGGCCACCATCATTGAAATAACCATCTAGAAGACCAACTAAATTGTTTTCACGATCATTTTCATCTTTACCTAATGCTTTAGGTACTATTGAGAATGTGTAAGAAATACCGTCTTCCGAATCTTTGTAAGGTAATTTGGCAACAGAAGCCATAGAAGCTATAGCGCCATTGTGATCACGACCATGCATAGGATTAGCTCCTGGTGCAA is part of the Tissierellales bacterium genome and encodes:
- the pflA gene encoding pyruvate formate-lyase-activating protein codes for the protein MIGKIHSIETCGTVDGPGIRFIIFTQGCPLRCKYCHNPDTWKLSDGKDSDSESLISEIKKYRSYMEFSGGGVTITGGEPLMQSEFVSEIFKRCKEEGIHTALDTSGQASIDIAKKVLDYTDLVLLDLKSINPNIFKDLTKADLEPSIEFLNYLREQNIKTWIRHVVVPGITDNLIDLENLAKFIAPYENIEQIELLPFHKMGEFKWESLGYNYELNDVVEPSNDLMEKSIEIFKKYNPNKIVK